One window from the genome of Salvia miltiorrhiza cultivar Shanhuang (shh) chromosome 7, IMPLAD_Smil_shh, whole genome shotgun sequence encodes:
- the LOC130993081 gene encoding putative late blight resistance protein homolog R1A-3, with protein sequence MGAFPEDYEIKASRLIRMWVAEGFVKVNRDKSLKEEAEDYLKSLVERNLVSVRSYHWRGKPKSYSMHDLLRDLCIRKAFDDKFLCVKDAPEVTFSNMRRVRIHTSYGMKDDDYASSGMSLARSFLLFIKLDSFLSPILSPMFFTLSLLRVLDLLETYIGQFPKGILQLVNLRYLAIDCYSLPSGISRLCNLQTLIARLGGGHAPPDLWEMSELRHLISLGACLVIRDYYLKKPVLMKLQTMWYVTLCASEIGDFLERIPNIEKLLFSADGPELSEVVDFTHLHKLQTLSWRSFNKFLCRFKFPSTLRKLSLMSCVITPVAMTALCALPNLEVFNIYYCTFKSNETNEEEEEEWEIAEGDEFSSLQFLQLYCLQLVHWRADETNFPRLRHLLIEDCKKLEEIPAGIGEIPTLQLIHLEACSDSAVASAKQIQEEQQSEYGNYDLQLRIVSYDD encoded by the coding sequence ATGGGAGCATTTCCGGAAGATTATGAGATTAAGGCCTCCAGACTCATACGTATGTGGGTAGCAGAAGGATTTGTGAAAGTAAATAGAGATAAAAGTTTAAAAGAAGAGGCAGAGGATTACTTAAAGTCACTCGTAGAAAGGAATCTAGTTTCGGTTAGAAGTTATCATTGGCGTGGAAAACCAAAGAGCTACAGCATGCATGACCTTTTGAGAGATTTATGCATCAGGAAAGCTTTTGATGACAAGTTTCTATGTGTGAAGGATGCCCCGGAGGTGACATTCTCTAACATGCGTCGTGTGAGGATTCACACATCATATGGAATGAAAGATGATGATTATGCTTCATCAGGCATGTCACTTGCTCGATCATTTCTACTCTTCATCAAGTTGGATAGTTTTCTATCTCCCATTCTATCTCCCATGTTTTTCACATTAAGCTTGCTTAGGGTGTTGGATTTATTGGAAACATATATCGGCCAGTTTCCAAAAGGAATATTACAACTTGTGAACCTACGCTACTTAGCTATTGACTGCTATTCATTACCAAGTGGAATATCAAGATTGTGTAATTTGCAAACATTGATTGCTAGGCTAGGCGGTGGCCATGCCCCACCTGACTTGTGGGAGATGTCTGAGTTAAGACATCTCATCTCGTTGGGTGCATGTCTCGTTATAAGAGATTATTACCTTAAAAAACCTGTTCTGATGAAGCTGCAGACTATGTGGTATGTGACGCTATGTGCGTCAGAGATTGGGGATTTCTTGGAAAGAATTCCAAATATAGAAAAGTTGCTTTTCTCTGCTGATGGGCCTGAATTGAGTGAAGTAGTTGATTTCACCCATCTTCACAAACTCCAAACATTAAGTTGGAGATCATTCAACAAATTTCTGTGCAGATTCAAATTTCCATCTACTCTTAGAAAATTAAGTCTGATGAGTTGTGTAATAACTCCGGTAGCGATGACGGCTCTATGTGCACTACCCAATCTGGAAGTGTTTAACATATACTATTGTACCTTCAAAAGCAATGAGacaaatgaagaagaagaagaagagtggGAAATAGCAGAAGGAGATGAATTCAGCTCATTGCAGTTTCTACAACTCTACTGTTTACAATTGGTGCATTGGAGAGCTGATGAAACCAACTTCCCTAGACTCCGCCATCTCCTTATAGAAGATTGTAAAAAGCTAGAGGAAATCCCCGCAGGCATTGGAGAAATCCCAACCCTCCAATTAATCCACTTAGAAGCTTGCAGTGATTCTGCTGTGGCCTCAGCAAAACAGATTCAGGAGGAACAACAATCTGAATACGGGAACTACGACCTCCAACTTCGTATCGTTTCATATGATGATTAG
- the LOC130991768 gene encoding putative late blight resistance protein homolog R1A-10 isoform X2 produces MAYNLQPLITILQQILNPEQSHWIVDHNKPQLQSLLQKAASLQQILENSSLPKNIESLENQIRDAAHQAEDIIESQMVDQILSSPEGERFTFSTPDLQQVIQQLDSAMEQVVKLAKGKTMPSGSSSSGATLLQDPSSKSVVVGVDDALFQLKDRLTGMQSKLEILPIVGMGGIGKTTLARKLYQDPLIVEHFSYIAWVTISQDYNMRAILLGLIRCIIGKECDQHKEKGDGELKDILYQSLYGRRYMIVLDDIWSTKFWDEIRMYFPDNNNKSRIVITTRESDVAKYVDSKSLQHQVQLLCESESWNLFRQIVFGEEDFPHELQGIGEKISSDCGGLPLAISVIGGLLSKVERSKEAWENIGNDVGAAIGESDQQFSNILTLSYNHLPIHLKPCFLYVGAFPEDYEIKASRLIKMWIGEGFVKTNGEKSLEEEAEDYLKSLVERNVVSVRSYHWYRKPKSYNMHDLLRDLCIRKADDDKFLCVKNSPETKVRFSNMRRVSIQTSYGMEDVDESASSGMSFARSFLHFIYFDRNLCPIFFTLSLLRVLDLLEMHIPVEFGREILQLVNLRYLAINCHSLPRSGISRLCNLQTLIARIWDSYCPTELWEMYELRHLITLRTCLMMKEDYVTKTVLKKLQTIQTVHLTPSMISGGFLESIPNIEKLGIFYYGSEVVDLTHLHKLKALMWCSDYGTLIRRLKYPSTLRKLTLNCGLMSPVAMTALCALPNLEVLRIFGCSFKSNETEEEEANKEWEMAEGDEFSSLQSLQLDYLKLVRWRADETNFPILRHLSIRRCYDLEKIPADIGEIPTLQLIHLEGCRESAEASAKQIQEEQQSECGNYDLQLRIEQYERFLLI; encoded by the exons ATGGCCTACAATCTTCAACCCCTCATCACCATCCTACAACAAATCTTGAATCCTGAACAATCACACTGGATTGTTGATCACAACAAACCACAACTCCAATCCCTCCTCCAAAAAGCTGCTTCTCTGCAGCAGATTCTTGAAAATTCTTCACTCCCCAAAAACATAGAAAGTTTGGAGAACCAAATCCGAGATGCAGCACATCAAGCAGAAGACATCATTGAATCTCAGATGGTTGATCAAATCCTTTCCAGTCCAGAAGGCGAGAGATTTACTTTTTCCACACCAGATCTACAACAagtaattcaacaacttgattCCGCAATGGAACAAGTGGTGAAGCTCGCGAAGGGGAAGACGATGCCGAGTGGCAGTTCATCGAGTGGCGCTACTCTGTTGCAAGATCCGAGTTCGAAGAGTGTCGTTGTGGGAGTTGATGACGCTTTGTTCCAGTTGAAGGATAGGCTGACCGGGATGCAGAGCAAGCTGGAGATCCTGCCCATAGTAGGTATGGGTGGTATAGGTAAAACCACTCTTGCTCGAAAACTTTATCAAGATCCACTAATTGTTGAGCACTTTAGCTATATTGCTTGGGTTACAATCTCACAAGATTACAACATGAGAGCAATCCTATTAGGCCTTATTCGTTGCATAATTGGAAAAGAATGTGACCAACATAAGGAAAAGGGAGATGGTGAGTTAAAAGATATTTTATATCAGAGCTTGTATGGTAGAAGATACATGATTGTATTAGATGATATTTGGAGCACCAAATTCTGGGATGAGATAAGGATGTACTTCCCAGACAATAATAACAAGAGTCGGATAGTGATCACCACTAGGGAATCAGATGTCGCCAAATATGTTGATTCCAAGAGTCTGCAACATCAGGTGCAATTGCTATGTGAGTCTGAGAGTTGGAATCTATTTCGCCAAATCGTGTTTGGAGAAGAGGATTTCCCTCATGAATTACAAGGGATAGGAGAGAAGATTTCGAGTGACTGTGGTGGGCTTCCTCTTGCCATCAGTGTGATTGGAGGGCTGTTGTCAAAGGTGGAAAGATCAAAAGAAGCTTGGGAGAATATTGGAAATGACGTAGGAGCTGCAATTGGAGAATCTGACCAGCAGTTCTCCAATATACTAACCTTAAGTTACAACCATTTGCCGATTCACTTGAAACCATGTTTTCTGTATGTGGGAgcatttccagaagattatgaGATTAAGGCCTCGAGACTCATAAAGATGTGGATAGGGGAAGGATTTGTGAAAACAAATGGAGAAAAAAGTTTGGAAGAAGAGGCAGAAGATTATTTAAAGTCACTCGTCGAGAGGAATGTAGTTTCAGTTAGAAGTTATCATTGGTATAGAAAACCAAAGAGCTACAACATGCATGATCTTTTGAGAGATTTATGCATCAGGAAAGCTGATGATGACAAGTTTCTATGTGTCAAGAATTCCCCTGAGACTAAAGTCAGATTCTCTAACATGCGTCGTGTGAGTATTCAGACATCATATGGAATGGAAGATGTTGATGAGTCTGCTTCATCAGGGATGTCATTTGCTCGATCATTTCTACACTTTATCTACTTTGATAGGAATTTATGTCCCATATTTTTCACATTAAGCCTGCTTAGGGTGTTGGATTTATTGGAAATGCATATCCCTGTTGAGTTCGGAAGAGAAATATTACAACTTGTGAACCTACGCTACTTAGCTATCAACTGCCATTCATTACCTAGAAGTGGAATATCAAGATTGTGTAATTTGCAAACCTTGATTGCTAGGATATGGGATAGCTATTGCCCAACTGAGTTGTGGGAGATGTATGAGTTAAGACATCTCATCACGTTGAGAACATGTCTCATGATGAAAGAAGATTACGTGACAAAAACTGTTCTGAAGAAGCTGCAGACGATACAGACTGTGCATCTAACTCCGTCGATGATTAGTGGGGGTTTCTTGGAAAGCATTCCAAATATAGAAAAGTTGGGAATCTTTTATTATGGGAGTGAAGTAGTTGATCTCACCCATCTTCACAAACTCAAAGCATTAATGTGGTGTTCTGACTACGGTACACTTATTCGCAGATTAAAATATCCATCTACTCTTAGAAAATTAACTCTGAACTGTGGTCTAATGAGTCCGGTGGCGATGACGGCTCTATGTGCACTACCGAATCTGGAAGTGCTTAGGATATTTGGTTGTAGCTTCAAAAGCAATGAGACGGAGGAAGAAGAAGCAAATAAAGAGTGGGAAATGGCAGAAGGAGATGAATTCAGCTCATTGCAGTCTCTACAACTCGATTATTTAAAACTGGTGCGTTGGAGAGCTGATGAAACCAACTTCCCCATACTCCGACATCTCTCTATACGACGTTGTTATGATCTAGAGAAAATCCCCGCCGACATTGGAGAAATCCCAACCCTTCAATTAATCCACTTAGAAGGTTGCAGGGAGTCTGCAGAGGCCTCAGCGAAACAGATTCAGGAGGAGCAGCAATCCGAATGCGGAAACTACGACCTCCAACTTCGTATCGAACAATATGAGAG GTTTTTGCTTATTTGA
- the LOC130991768 gene encoding putative late blight resistance protein homolog R1A-3 isoform X1: MAYNLQPLITILQQILNPEQSHWIVDHNKPQLQSLLQKAASLQQILENSSLPKNIESLENQIRDAAHQAEDIIESQMVDQILSSPEGERFTFSTPDLQQVIQQLDSAMEQVVKLAKGKTMPSGSSSSGATLLQDPSSKSVVVGVDDALFQLKDRLTGMQSKLEILPIVGMGGIGKTTLARKLYQDPLIVEHFSYIAWVTISQDYNMRAILLGLIRCIIGKECDQHKEKGDGELKDILYQSLYGRRYMIVLDDIWSTKFWDEIRMYFPDNNNKSRIVITTRESDVAKYVDSKSLQHQVQLLCESESWNLFRQIVFGEEDFPHELQGIGEKISSDCGGLPLAISVIGGLLSKVERSKEAWENIGNDVGAAIGESDQQFSNILTLSYNHLPIHLKPCFLYVGAFPEDYEIKASRLIKMWIGEGFVKTNGEKSLEEEAEDYLKSLVERNVVSVRSYHWYRKPKSYNMHDLLRDLCIRKADDDKFLCVKNSPETKVRFSNMRRVSIQTSYGMEDVDESASSGMSFARSFLHFIYFDRNLCPIFFTLSLLRVLDLLEMHIPVEFGREILQLVNLRYLAINCHSLPRSGISRLCNLQTLIARIWDSYCPTELWEMYELRHLITLRTCLMMKEDYVTKTVLKKLQTIQTVHLTPSMISGGFLESIPNIEKLGIFYYGSEVVDLTHLHKLKALMWCSDYGTLIRRLKYPSTLRKLTLNCGLMSPVAMTALCALPNLEVLRIFGCSFKSNETEEEEANKEWEMAEGDEFSSLQSLQLDYLKLVRWRADETNFPILRHLSIRRCYDLEKIPADIGEIPTLQLIHLEGCRESAEASAKQIQEEQQSECGNYDLQLRIEQYERAQVFAYLSEILGDHGRGYSFQGSARYTEEIRANFSS; this comes from the exons ATGGCCTACAATCTTCAACCCCTCATCACCATCCTACAACAAATCTTGAATCCTGAACAATCACACTGGATTGTTGATCACAACAAACCACAACTCCAATCCCTCCTCCAAAAAGCTGCTTCTCTGCAGCAGATTCTTGAAAATTCTTCACTCCCCAAAAACATAGAAAGTTTGGAGAACCAAATCCGAGATGCAGCACATCAAGCAGAAGACATCATTGAATCTCAGATGGTTGATCAAATCCTTTCCAGTCCAGAAGGCGAGAGATTTACTTTTTCCACACCAGATCTACAACAagtaattcaacaacttgattCCGCAATGGAACAAGTGGTGAAGCTCGCGAAGGGGAAGACGATGCCGAGTGGCAGTTCATCGAGTGGCGCTACTCTGTTGCAAGATCCGAGTTCGAAGAGTGTCGTTGTGGGAGTTGATGACGCTTTGTTCCAGTTGAAGGATAGGCTGACCGGGATGCAGAGCAAGCTGGAGATCCTGCCCATAGTAGGTATGGGTGGTATAGGTAAAACCACTCTTGCTCGAAAACTTTATCAAGATCCACTAATTGTTGAGCACTTTAGCTATATTGCTTGGGTTACAATCTCACAAGATTACAACATGAGAGCAATCCTATTAGGCCTTATTCGTTGCATAATTGGAAAAGAATGTGACCAACATAAGGAAAAGGGAGATGGTGAGTTAAAAGATATTTTATATCAGAGCTTGTATGGTAGAAGATACATGATTGTATTAGATGATATTTGGAGCACCAAATTCTGGGATGAGATAAGGATGTACTTCCCAGACAATAATAACAAGAGTCGGATAGTGATCACCACTAGGGAATCAGATGTCGCCAAATATGTTGATTCCAAGAGTCTGCAACATCAGGTGCAATTGCTATGTGAGTCTGAGAGTTGGAATCTATTTCGCCAAATCGTGTTTGGAGAAGAGGATTTCCCTCATGAATTACAAGGGATAGGAGAGAAGATTTCGAGTGACTGTGGTGGGCTTCCTCTTGCCATCAGTGTGATTGGAGGGCTGTTGTCAAAGGTGGAAAGATCAAAAGAAGCTTGGGAGAATATTGGAAATGACGTAGGAGCTGCAATTGGAGAATCTGACCAGCAGTTCTCCAATATACTAACCTTAAGTTACAACCATTTGCCGATTCACTTGAAACCATGTTTTCTGTATGTGGGAgcatttccagaagattatgaGATTAAGGCCTCGAGACTCATAAAGATGTGGATAGGGGAAGGATTTGTGAAAACAAATGGAGAAAAAAGTTTGGAAGAAGAGGCAGAAGATTATTTAAAGTCACTCGTCGAGAGGAATGTAGTTTCAGTTAGAAGTTATCATTGGTATAGAAAACCAAAGAGCTACAACATGCATGATCTTTTGAGAGATTTATGCATCAGGAAAGCTGATGATGACAAGTTTCTATGTGTCAAGAATTCCCCTGAGACTAAAGTCAGATTCTCTAACATGCGTCGTGTGAGTATTCAGACATCATATGGAATGGAAGATGTTGATGAGTCTGCTTCATCAGGGATGTCATTTGCTCGATCATTTCTACACTTTATCTACTTTGATAGGAATTTATGTCCCATATTTTTCACATTAAGCCTGCTTAGGGTGTTGGATTTATTGGAAATGCATATCCCTGTTGAGTTCGGAAGAGAAATATTACAACTTGTGAACCTACGCTACTTAGCTATCAACTGCCATTCATTACCTAGAAGTGGAATATCAAGATTGTGTAATTTGCAAACCTTGATTGCTAGGATATGGGATAGCTATTGCCCAACTGAGTTGTGGGAGATGTATGAGTTAAGACATCTCATCACGTTGAGAACATGTCTCATGATGAAAGAAGATTACGTGACAAAAACTGTTCTGAAGAAGCTGCAGACGATACAGACTGTGCATCTAACTCCGTCGATGATTAGTGGGGGTTTCTTGGAAAGCATTCCAAATATAGAAAAGTTGGGAATCTTTTATTATGGGAGTGAAGTAGTTGATCTCACCCATCTTCACAAACTCAAAGCATTAATGTGGTGTTCTGACTACGGTACACTTATTCGCAGATTAAAATATCCATCTACTCTTAGAAAATTAACTCTGAACTGTGGTCTAATGAGTCCGGTGGCGATGACGGCTCTATGTGCACTACCGAATCTGGAAGTGCTTAGGATATTTGGTTGTAGCTTCAAAAGCAATGAGACGGAGGAAGAAGAAGCAAATAAAGAGTGGGAAATGGCAGAAGGAGATGAATTCAGCTCATTGCAGTCTCTACAACTCGATTATTTAAAACTGGTGCGTTGGAGAGCTGATGAAACCAACTTCCCCATACTCCGACATCTCTCTATACGACGTTGTTATGATCTAGAGAAAATCCCCGCCGACATTGGAGAAATCCCAACCCTTCAATTAATCCACTTAGAAGGTTGCAGGGAGTCTGCAGAGGCCTCAGCGAAACAGATTCAGGAGGAGCAGCAATCCGAATGCGGAAACTACGACCTCCAACTTCGTATCGAACAATATGAGAG AGCACAGGTTTTTGCTTATTTGAGCGAAATTCTGGGCGATCATGGCAGAGGCTACTCGTTTCAAGGATCTGCAAGATACACAGAAGAAATTAGAGCAAATTTTTCAAGCTGA
- the LOC130991768 gene encoding putative late blight resistance protein homolog R1A-10 isoform X3: MAYNLQPLITILQQILNPEQSHWIVDHNKPQLQSLLQKAASLQQILENSSLPKNIESLENQIRDAAHQAEDIIESQMVDQILSSPEGERFTFSTPDLQQVIQQLDSAMEQVVKLAKGKTMPSGSSSSGATLLQDPSSKSVVVGVDDALFQLKDRLTGMQSKLEILPIVGMGGIGKTTLARKLYQDPLIVEHFSYIAWVTISQDYNMRAILLGLIRCIIGKECDQHKEKGDGELKDILYQSLYGRRYMIVLDDIWSTKFWDEIRMYFPDNNNKSRIVITTRESDVAKYVDSKSLQHQVQLLCESESWNLFRQIVFGEEDFPHELQGIGEKISSDCGGLPLAISVIGGLLSKVERSKEAWENIGNDVGAAIGESDQQFSNILTLSYNHLPIHLKPCFLYVGAFPEDYEIKASRLIKMWIGEGFVKTNGEKSLEEEAEDYLKSLVERNVVSVRSYHWYRKPKSYNMHDLLRDLCIRKADDDKFLCVKNSPETKVRFSNMRRVSIQTSYGMEDVDESASSGMSFARSFLHFIYFDRNLCPIFFTLSLLRVLDLLEMHIPVEFGREILQLVNLRYLAINCHSLPRSGISRLCNLQTLIARIWDSYCPTELWEMYELRHLITLRTCLMMKEDYVTKTVLKKLQTIQTVHLTPSMISGGFLESIPNIEKLGIFYYGSEVVDLTHLHKLKALMWCSDYGTLIRRLKYPSTLRKLTLNCGLMSPVAMTALCALPNLEVLRIFGCSFKSNETEEEEANKEWEMAEGDEFSSLQSLQLDYLKLVRWRADETNFPILRHLSIRRCYDLEKIPADIGEIPTLQLIHLEGCRESAEASAKQIQEEQQSECGNYDLQLRIEQYERRY; the protein is encoded by the exons ATGGCCTACAATCTTCAACCCCTCATCACCATCCTACAACAAATCTTGAATCCTGAACAATCACACTGGATTGTTGATCACAACAAACCACAACTCCAATCCCTCCTCCAAAAAGCTGCTTCTCTGCAGCAGATTCTTGAAAATTCTTCACTCCCCAAAAACATAGAAAGTTTGGAGAACCAAATCCGAGATGCAGCACATCAAGCAGAAGACATCATTGAATCTCAGATGGTTGATCAAATCCTTTCCAGTCCAGAAGGCGAGAGATTTACTTTTTCCACACCAGATCTACAACAagtaattcaacaacttgattCCGCAATGGAACAAGTGGTGAAGCTCGCGAAGGGGAAGACGATGCCGAGTGGCAGTTCATCGAGTGGCGCTACTCTGTTGCAAGATCCGAGTTCGAAGAGTGTCGTTGTGGGAGTTGATGACGCTTTGTTCCAGTTGAAGGATAGGCTGACCGGGATGCAGAGCAAGCTGGAGATCCTGCCCATAGTAGGTATGGGTGGTATAGGTAAAACCACTCTTGCTCGAAAACTTTATCAAGATCCACTAATTGTTGAGCACTTTAGCTATATTGCTTGGGTTACAATCTCACAAGATTACAACATGAGAGCAATCCTATTAGGCCTTATTCGTTGCATAATTGGAAAAGAATGTGACCAACATAAGGAAAAGGGAGATGGTGAGTTAAAAGATATTTTATATCAGAGCTTGTATGGTAGAAGATACATGATTGTATTAGATGATATTTGGAGCACCAAATTCTGGGATGAGATAAGGATGTACTTCCCAGACAATAATAACAAGAGTCGGATAGTGATCACCACTAGGGAATCAGATGTCGCCAAATATGTTGATTCCAAGAGTCTGCAACATCAGGTGCAATTGCTATGTGAGTCTGAGAGTTGGAATCTATTTCGCCAAATCGTGTTTGGAGAAGAGGATTTCCCTCATGAATTACAAGGGATAGGAGAGAAGATTTCGAGTGACTGTGGTGGGCTTCCTCTTGCCATCAGTGTGATTGGAGGGCTGTTGTCAAAGGTGGAAAGATCAAAAGAAGCTTGGGAGAATATTGGAAATGACGTAGGAGCTGCAATTGGAGAATCTGACCAGCAGTTCTCCAATATACTAACCTTAAGTTACAACCATTTGCCGATTCACTTGAAACCATGTTTTCTGTATGTGGGAgcatttccagaagattatgaGATTAAGGCCTCGAGACTCATAAAGATGTGGATAGGGGAAGGATTTGTGAAAACAAATGGAGAAAAAAGTTTGGAAGAAGAGGCAGAAGATTATTTAAAGTCACTCGTCGAGAGGAATGTAGTTTCAGTTAGAAGTTATCATTGGTATAGAAAACCAAAGAGCTACAACATGCATGATCTTTTGAGAGATTTATGCATCAGGAAAGCTGATGATGACAAGTTTCTATGTGTCAAGAATTCCCCTGAGACTAAAGTCAGATTCTCTAACATGCGTCGTGTGAGTATTCAGACATCATATGGAATGGAAGATGTTGATGAGTCTGCTTCATCAGGGATGTCATTTGCTCGATCATTTCTACACTTTATCTACTTTGATAGGAATTTATGTCCCATATTTTTCACATTAAGCCTGCTTAGGGTGTTGGATTTATTGGAAATGCATATCCCTGTTGAGTTCGGAAGAGAAATATTACAACTTGTGAACCTACGCTACTTAGCTATCAACTGCCATTCATTACCTAGAAGTGGAATATCAAGATTGTGTAATTTGCAAACCTTGATTGCTAGGATATGGGATAGCTATTGCCCAACTGAGTTGTGGGAGATGTATGAGTTAAGACATCTCATCACGTTGAGAACATGTCTCATGATGAAAGAAGATTACGTGACAAAAACTGTTCTGAAGAAGCTGCAGACGATACAGACTGTGCATCTAACTCCGTCGATGATTAGTGGGGGTTTCTTGGAAAGCATTCCAAATATAGAAAAGTTGGGAATCTTTTATTATGGGAGTGAAGTAGTTGATCTCACCCATCTTCACAAACTCAAAGCATTAATGTGGTGTTCTGACTACGGTACACTTATTCGCAGATTAAAATATCCATCTACTCTTAGAAAATTAACTCTGAACTGTGGTCTAATGAGTCCGGTGGCGATGACGGCTCTATGTGCACTACCGAATCTGGAAGTGCTTAGGATATTTGGTTGTAGCTTCAAAAGCAATGAGACGGAGGAAGAAGAAGCAAATAAAGAGTGGGAAATGGCAGAAGGAGATGAATTCAGCTCATTGCAGTCTCTACAACTCGATTATTTAAAACTGGTGCGTTGGAGAGCTGATGAAACCAACTTCCCCATACTCCGACATCTCTCTATACGACGTTGTTATGATCTAGAGAAAATCCCCGCCGACATTGGAGAAATCCCAACCCTTCAATTAATCCACTTAGAAGGTTGCAGGGAGTCTGCAGAGGCCTCAGCGAAACAGATTCAGGAGGAGCAGCAATCCGAATGCGGAAACTACGACCTCCAACTTCGTATCGAACAATATGAGAG AAGGTATTGA